In Mustela lutreola isolate mMusLut2 chromosome 1, mMusLut2.pri, whole genome shotgun sequence, one genomic interval encodes:
- the LOC131820505 gene encoding olfactory receptor 10D1B-like: MRNLSVVTEFILLGIPHTEDLESMLFVLFLGFYIFTLLGNLLILLAIISSTRLHTPMYFFLCQLSVCDIFFPSVSSPKMLFYLSGNSRVISYAGCASQLFFYHFLGCTECFLYTVMAYDRFVAICYPLRYTVIMSHRACASLAVGTSFFGCIQATFLTALTFQLPYCGANEVDYFFCDIPVMLKLACADTSALEMVGFISVGLMPLSCFLLILTSYSRIVCSILQIRSAEGRRRAFSTCSAHLTAILLFYMPVVLIYLRPTPSPWLDATVQILNNLVTPMLNPLIYSLRNKEVKSSLRKVLYHLGFLPEPL; the protein is encoded by the coding sequence ATGAGGAATCTCTCAGTAGTGACTGAATTTATCCTGCTGGGCATCCCCCACACGGAGGACCTGGAGAGCATGCTCTTTGTGCTGTTTTTGGGCTTCTACATCTTCACTCTTCTGGGGAACCTGCTCATCCTCCTCGCCATTATCTCCTCCACTCGgctccacacccccatgtacttcttcttGTGTCAACTGTCTGTGTGTGACATATTTTTCCCTTCTGTGAGCTCCCCCAAGATGCTCTTCTACCTCTCAGGGAACAGCCGGGTCATCTCCTATGCAGGCTGCGCATCCCAGCTCTTCTTCTACCACTTCCTGGGCTGTACCGAGTGCTTCCTGTACACggtgatggcctatgaccgctttGTCGCCATCTGCTACCCTCTGCGCTACACGGTGATCATGAGCCACAGAGCGTGCGCCAGCCTGGCCGTGGGGACCTCCTTTTTTGGCTGCATTCAGGCCACCTTTCTAACCGCTCTCACCTTCCAGTTGCCCTACTGTGGCGCCAATGAGGTGGACTATTTCTTCTGTGATATTCCGGTGATGCTGAAACTGGCTTGTGCTGATACCTCAGCCCTGGAAATGGTGGGGTTCATCAGTGTGGGCCTCATGCCCCTCAGTTGCTTCCTTCTCATCCTTACCTCCTACAGTCGCATTGTCTGCTCCATCCTGCAGATCCGCTCGGCAGAGGGCCGGCGCCGCGCCTTCTCCACCTGCAGTGCCCACCTCACTGCCATCTTGCTTTTCTACATGCCAGTGGTCCTCATCTACCTAAGGCCAACCCCAAGCCCCTGGCTGGATGCAACTGTCCAGATCCTGAATAACCTGGTCACCCCCATGCTGAATCCCTTGATCTACAGCCTCAGGAACAAGGAGGTCAAATCATCTCTGAGGAAGGTGCTATATCACTTGGGCTTCCTTCCTGAGCCGTTGTAG